The Thermus caldifontis genome includes the window CCTTTCCTCATGGTAGTATCGCAGCCTTTCCCCTATCACCCCCTTCAGCTCCGTCAGGTCCTTTGCCTCCAAGAAGAGGTCCCGGTTCTCCCCTTTGAACCGCGAGAAAAACGACTCCATCACCGGGTTCCCCCGTGGCCCCATCAGGCTGTAGGAAACCCCCTGGCCATCCGCCAGCAAAAGCTGTCCTACCCACTCGTGGCTCAAAAAGGCTCCCCCCTGGTCGTGGTGGACGATGGCCCGGGGTATCCCTCCCCTCTCTTGGATGTAGGCCTTGGCCCGCTCCCACACCTCCAGAGCTGCCTCCGCCGTGGGAGAGGGAAACACCCCCCAGGCCAGTACCGCCCTCGTGGCGTGGTCCAATATGGGCAGGAACCATACCCTGCCCCCCCGGTAGGGAATGAGGGTGAAGTCGGTGTATAAGAGCTCAAAGGGCTGCGGTTCCCGCTCCCGCAACAGGAGGGCCCTTAGGTCAGCCCGATCCCCAGCCATAAGGACGATCTCCAAAAGGGGGTTGGGTTTGGGCTTGCGAACCCTGCGCCCCAAGGCCAGGTGGAACTCGTTGAGCAGCCGGCGGATGCGCTTCTCGTTGATGACCACCCCCCGGCGCCGGAGCTCCTGCGCCAGCCGGCGGTATCCGTACTGGGGGTGCTCCCCCAGAATCTCCCGCATCAAGGCCACGGCCCTCTCATCCGCCTCCCGCCGCCGCCGGTCCGCCTCCACCTTCTGCCGCC containing:
- a CDS encoding IS3 family transposase, with the protein product MPLGERIALARQALAQGLAPLPRILSALDIPRATWYYYGRQKVEADRRRREADERAVALMREILGEHPQYGYRRLAQELRRRGVVINEKRIRRLLNEFHLALGRRVRKPKPNPLLEIVLMAGDRADLRALLLREREPQPFELLYTDFTLIPYRGGRVWFLPILDHATRAVLAWGVFPSPTAEAALEVWERAKAYIQERGGIPRAIVHHDQGGAFLSHEWVGQLLLADGQGVSYSLMGPRGNPVMESFFSRFKGENRDLFLEAKDLTELKGVIGERLRYYHEERLHSGLGYRTPREVLGEAFGGSHARKEHGVQS